A single Lactuca sativa cultivar Salinas chromosome 8, Lsat_Salinas_v11, whole genome shotgun sequence DNA region contains:
- the LOC111911270 gene encoding CDP-diacylglycerol--serine O-phosphatidyltransferase 1 isoform X1, which produces METNGFNRRGRRREHIIHYNINGEVSTSSTDEELDPWTAWAYKPRTISLLFIGACFLIWASGALTPESNSSPDLVTSVKRGIWAMIAVFLTYCLLQAPSTLLIRPHPAIWRLVHGMAVIYLVALTFLLFQNRDDARQLMKYLHPDLGIELPERSYGSDCRIYVADNPTSRFINVYETLFDEFVPAHIFGWWGKAIMIRNQPLLWVLSIGFELMELTFRHMLPNFNECWWDSIILDILICNWFGIWAGMHTVRYFDGKTYEWVGISRQPNILGKVKRTLGQFTPAHWDKDEWHPLLGPWRFIQVLSLCIVFLTVELNTFFLKFCLWVPPRNPIIVYRLVLWWLIAIPTIREYNSYLQDRKPVKKVGAFCWLSLAICIIELFICIKFGYGLFPTPMPSWLVVMWTFAGIGILGFLIMWTRKSRQTIIRKRV; this is translated from the exons ATGGAGACTAATGGTTTTAAtaggagaggaagaagaagagaacaTATAATTCATTACAATATTAATGGCGAAGTGAGCACTTCATCTACTGATGAAGAACTCGACCCATGGACAGCTTGGGCCTACAAACCTCGAACTATTTCATTGTTATTCATTGGTGCATGTTTTCTTAT TTGGGCAAGTGGAGCTCTTACTCCTGAAAGTAATTCATCGCCTGATCTTGTTACATCAGTCAAAAG GGGCATATGGGCAATGATTGCAGTTTTTCTGACTTATTGTTTGCTGCAAGCTCCTTCAAC GTTACTAATTAGACCACATCCTGCAATTTGGCGATTAGTTCATGGAATGGCTGTTATCTACCTTGTTGCTTTGACTTTTTTGCTTTTCCAG AATCGTGATGATGCTAGGCAGCTTATGAAGTATCTCCACCCTGATCTTGGAATTG AGCTTCCTGAGAGATCATATGGTAGTGATTGTCGAATTTATGTGGCTGATAATCCAACTAGCAggtttataaatgtttat GAGACACTTTTTGATGAATTTGTTCCTGCTCATATTTTCGGGTGGTGGGGTAAAGCAATAATGATCCGTAATCAGCCCCTTTTGTGGGTGTTATCAATTGGATTTGAATTAATGGAG cTGACTTTTCGCCATATGTTGCCAAATTTCAATGAGTGTTGGTGGGACAGTATTATTCTTGATATATTAATCTGCAATTGGTTTG GTATATGGGCAGGAATGCATACTGTTCGATATTTTGATGGAAAAACATACGAATGGGTTGGAATAAGTCGTCAACCGAATATATTAGGCAAA gtgaAAAGAACATTGGGTCAATTCACTCCTGCACATTGGGACAAAGATGAATGGCATCCACTACTTGGCCCATGGAGATTCATTCAAGTTCTTAGCCTTTGCATTGTGTTCTTAACAGTTGAACTCAATACTTTTTTCTTAAAATTTTGCCTTTGGGTTCCTCCTAGAAACCCAATCATTGTTTATAGATTGGTCCTTTGGTGGCTCATTGCAATCCCTACAATTCGAGAGTATAATTCTTACCTACAAGATCG aaaaCCGGTGAAAAAGGTGGGAGCTTTTTGTTGGCTTTCCCTTGCAATTTGCATCATTGAACTCTTCATATGTATCAAGTTTGGATATG GTTTGTTTCCGACTCCAATGCCAAGTTGGCTGGTGGTGATGTGGACATTTGCTGGAATTGGGATTTTGGGATTCTTGATCATGTGGACACGAAAATCCCGTCAAACTATAATCCGAAAGCGCGTATGa
- the LOC111911270 gene encoding CDP-diacylglycerol--serine O-phosphatidyltransferase 1 isoform X2 produces METNGFNRRGRRREHIIHYNINGEVSTSSTDEELDPWTAWAYKPRTISLLFIGACFLIWASGALTPESNSSPDLVTSVKRGIWAMIAVFLTYCLLQAPSTLLIRPHPAIWRLVHGMAVIYLVALTFLLFQNRDDARQLMKYLHPDLGIELPERSYGSDCRIYVADNPTSRFINVYETLFDEFVPAHIFGWWGKAIMIRNQPLLWVLSIGFELMELTFRHMLPNFNECWWDSIILDILICNWFGIWAGMHTVRYFDGKTYEWVGISRQPNILGEKNIGSIHSCTLGQR; encoded by the exons ATGGAGACTAATGGTTTTAAtaggagaggaagaagaagagaacaTATAATTCATTACAATATTAATGGCGAAGTGAGCACTTCATCTACTGATGAAGAACTCGACCCATGGACAGCTTGGGCCTACAAACCTCGAACTATTTCATTGTTATTCATTGGTGCATGTTTTCTTAT TTGGGCAAGTGGAGCTCTTACTCCTGAAAGTAATTCATCGCCTGATCTTGTTACATCAGTCAAAAG GGGCATATGGGCAATGATTGCAGTTTTTCTGACTTATTGTTTGCTGCAAGCTCCTTCAAC GTTACTAATTAGACCACATCCTGCAATTTGGCGATTAGTTCATGGAATGGCTGTTATCTACCTTGTTGCTTTGACTTTTTTGCTTTTCCAG AATCGTGATGATGCTAGGCAGCTTATGAAGTATCTCCACCCTGATCTTGGAATTG AGCTTCCTGAGAGATCATATGGTAGTGATTGTCGAATTTATGTGGCTGATAATCCAACTAGCAggtttataaatgtttat GAGACACTTTTTGATGAATTTGTTCCTGCTCATATTTTCGGGTGGTGGGGTAAAGCAATAATGATCCGTAATCAGCCCCTTTTGTGGGTGTTATCAATTGGATTTGAATTAATGGAG cTGACTTTTCGCCATATGTTGCCAAATTTCAATGAGTGTTGGTGGGACAGTATTATTCTTGATATATTAATCTGCAATTGGTTTG GTATATGGGCAGGAATGCATACTGTTCGATATTTTGATGGAAAAACATACGAATGGGTTGGAATAAGTCGTCAACCGAATATATTAG gtgaAAAGAACATTGGGTCAATTCACTCCTGCACATTGGGACAAAGATGA
- the LOC111911271 gene encoding calcium-binding allergen Ole e 8, giving the protein MATESNSASAYLTNMDEVKQVFSRFDVNGNGKITAVELVDVMKALGSDTSLDVVKQIMEDIDTDCDGFINLEEFAGFLKGSANAGGEDDGGMKELHDAFKLYDLNKNGLISASELHQILSRLGMEENCSLDDCTNMIKSVDSDGDGYVNFEEFRKMMSKSNNSSK; this is encoded by the coding sequence ATGGCAACTGAAAGCAACAGCGCGTCGGCTTACCTTACCAACATGGACGAAGTAAAGCAAGTCTTCAGCCGTTTTGACGTTAACGGAAACGGCAAGATCACCGCCGTGGAGCTCGTCGATGTCATGAAGGCTCTCGGATCCGACACGTCTCTGGACGTGGTAAAGCAAATAATGGAGGATATAGACACCGACTGCGACGGTTTCATTAACCTGGAGGAGTTCGCCGGTTTCCTTAAAGGAAGCGCTAACGCCGGCGGCGAAGATGACGGCGGGATGAAGGAGCTTCATGATGCGTTCAAGCTTTACGATCTGAATAAGAACGGGTTGATTTCGGCTTCCGAGTTGCACCAGATCTTAAGTCGGTTGGGAATGGAAGAAAACTGCAGCCTTGATGATTGTACTAATATGATCAAATCCGTGGATTCCGATGGCGATGGTTATGTCAATTTTGAGGAGTTCAGGAAGATGATGTCCAAGTCCAACAATTCATCCAAATGA